In the Campylobacter concisus genome, TCAAGTCCAGCAACCTTTTTGCCATTTATCCTTGCGTCCACACACGCCCAGTGATAGCGATAAACTAGGTCAAGCTTGCTTAAAATTTCATCCAAACTGCGCAGCTTTGAGCGGTTTTTGAGCCCACCCTCTCTAAAGACATTCATCACAAAGTCACAGTCACAAATTTTATCCATCTCTCCGATATCTTCGGCAATGCCAAGTGCCCAAAGCAAGATCCAAAGCGACTCATACTTCCAGCCCATATTTACGGCCAAATTTATATCGGCTCTGCCCTCTACGACCTCTTTTTCTTTTACACTTAGGTCATCATAAAAATCGCCCAAAAAGTCTTTAGCCCAAGCTATCTCATCTTCACTTAGGTGGCCATTGTCGCGGATAGTGCAAGCACACATAATGGCCGTAAATGAGCAAACCGCACGAGCAATGATCTCATCAATGCTTCTTGGCGTAACTTCACTATTGTCATACCTTAGTGGTAGACTCTCAAGCACAGCCACGCCCTCTTTTTTTAAAATTTTTATACTCTCATCTTTTCTTTGTTGTGCTGTTTTTGGCATATCCGCACCTTTTTTAAAAATATCAAACACTCCCATTTTTATCCAAAAAACTCAGCGTTAAATTTCTCTTCGTTAAAATTTTTACCTAAAAATTTACAGGCTTCGATCATATCAGTTCTTGCTATTTCAAAGCAACTCGTAGCCCCAGGGCTTGGAGTCATGTTAAAACTTATGCCCTCGCCTGTGCTTATCTTGCCCTCGCCAAGCTCAAGGCACTTTTTATTACGGTCGATAACTTGCGGTCTTACGCCACCAAAATTTACAGCATAGCTTAGGTCATTTTCACTTAGGCTTGGCACGATCTTTCTAGCATCTTTTACAAATTCTTTTTTATTGATAAATGGCACTTCAAATAAGAAATTCCTTAGTATATATGACCTGATATCATCATCTTTTAGTAGGTTCATAAAGACATCAAGGACATTTTTATCAAATTTTAGACACTTTAAAAAGTCAAAAAAGCTTGAACAGCCGTGGTATCTCTCTA is a window encoding:
- a CDS encoding DUF4272 domain-containing protein, which encodes MPKTAQQRKDESIKILKKEGVAVLESLPLRYDNSEVTPRSIDEIIARAVCSFTAIMCACTIRDNGHLSEDEIAWAKDFLGDFYDDLSVKEKEVVEGRADINLAVNMGWKYESLWILLWALGIAEDIGEMDKICDCDFVMNVFREGGLKNRSKLRSLDEILSKLDLVYRYHWACVDARINGKKVAGLDEEIVMERRAGLEWLCCKGWENDDLRAEFNAWDYPDLNT